The genomic region ATCTCCTTCGGGAGAGCGAGACAGACTCGTTATAGGGTCAAGCGAACAAGTGCATGTGGTGGATGCCTTGGCGATCACAGGCGATGAAGGACGCGGTAGCCTGCGAAAAGCTACGGGGAGCTGGCAAACGAGCTTTGATCCGTAGATGTCCGAATGGGGAAACCCACTCCTTTTGGAGTATCCATGACTGAATACATAGGTCATGTGAAGCGAACGCGGTGAACTGAAACATCTAAGTAACCGCAGGAAAAGAAATCAACCGAGATTCCCAAAGTAGTGGCGAGCGAAATGGGAAGAGCCTGTACTCTTTATTTGTATTGTTAGCCGAACGCTCTGGAAAGTGCGGCCATAGCAGGTGATAGCCCTGTAGGCGAAAACAGTATGAAAGAACTAGGTGTACGACAAGTAGGGCGGGACACGTGAAATCCTGTCTGAAGATGGGGGGACCATCCTCCAAGGCTAAATACTCGTGATCGACCGATAGTGAACCAGTACCGTGAGGGAAAGGTGAAAAGAACCCCGGGAGGGGAGTGAAATAGATCCTGAAACCGCATGCATACAAACAGTCGGAGCCTCGTAAGGGGTGACGGCGTACCTTTTGTATAATGGGTCAGCGACTTACGTTCAGTAGCAAGCTTAACCGAATAGGGCAGGCGTAGCGAAAGCGAGTCCGAATAGGGCGTTCAGTTGCTGGGCGTAGACCCGAAACCAAGTGATCTATCCATGGCCAGGATGAAGGTGCGGTAACACGTACTGGAGGTCCGAACCCACTAACGTTGAAAAGTTAGGGGATGAGCTGTGGATAGGGGTGAAAGGCTAAACAAACTTGGAAATAGCTGGTTCTCTCCGAAAACTATTTAGGTAGTGCCTCGTGTCTCACCTTCGGGGGTAGAGCACTGTCATGGTTGGGGGGTCTATTGCAGATTACCCCGCCATAGCAAACTCCGAATACCGAAGAGTGCAATCACGGGAGACAGACATCGGGTGCTAACGTCCGGTGTCAAGAGGGAAACAACCCAGACCGCCAGCTAAGGTCCCCAAATATGGCTAAGTGGGAAACGAAGTGGGAAGGCTAAAACAGTCAGGAGGTTGGCTTAGAAGCAGCCACCCTTTAAAGAAAGCGTAATAGCTCACTGATCGAGTCGTCCTGCGCGGAAGATGTAACGGGGCTAAGCCATATACCGAAGCTGCGGATGCGAGCTAGTCTCGCATGGTAGGAGAGCGTTCCGTAAGCCTGCGAAGGTGCATTGTAAAGTGTGCTGGAGGTATCGGAAGTGCGAATGCTGACATGAGTAGCGATAAAGGGGGTGAAAGGCCCCCTCGCCGTAAGCCCAAGGTTTCCTACGCAACGTTCATCGGCGTAGGGTGAGTCGGCCCCTAAGGCGAGGCAGAAATGCGTAGCTGATGGGAAGCAGGTCAATATTCCTGCACCATTGTTAAATGCGATGGGGGGACGGATCGCGGAAGGTTGTCCGGGTGTTGGAAGTCCCGGTCGCTGCATTGGAGAAGGCGCTTAGGCAAATCCGGGCGCGGAATTCAAGGGTGTGGCGCGAGCTTCTTCGGAAGCGAAGCAATCGGAAGTGGTTCCAAGAAAAGCCTCTAAGCTTCAGTTTAACAGTGACCGTACCGCAAACCGACACAGGTGGGCGAGATGAGTATTCTAAGGCGCTTGAGAGAACTCGGGAGAAGGAACTCGGCAAATTGGTACCGTAACTTCGGGATAAGGTACGCCCCTGTAGCTTGACTGGCCTGCGCCAGAAGGGTGAAGGGGTTGCAATAAACTGGTGGCTGCGACTGTTTAATAAAAACACAGCACTCTGCAAACACGAAAGTGGACGTATAGGGTGTGACGCCTGCCCGGTGCCGGAAGATTAAATGATGGGGTGCAAGCTCTTGATTGAAGTCCCGGTAAACGGCGGCCGTAACTATAACGGTCCTAAGGTAGCGAAATTCCTTGTCGGGTAAGTTCCGACCTGCACGAATGGCGTAACGATGGCCACACTGTCTCCTCCCGAGACTCAGCGAAGTTGAAGTGTTTGTGATGATGCAATCTCCCCGCGGCTAGACGGAAAGACCCCATGAACCTTTACTGTAGCTTTGCATTGGACTTTGAACCGATCTGTGTAGGATAGGTGGGAGGCTATGAAACCGGAACGCTAGTTTCGGTGGAGCCGTCCTTGAAATACCACCCTGGTTTGTTTGAGGTTCTAACCTTGGCCCGTGATCCGGGTCGGGGACAGTGCATGGTAGGCAGTTTGACTGGGGCGGTCTCCTCCCAAAGTGTAACGGAGGAGTACGAAGGTACGCTAGGTACGGTCGGAAATCGTGCTGATAGTGCAATGGCATAAGCGTGCTTAACTGCGAGACCGACAAGTCGAGCAGGTGCGAAAGCAGGTCATAGTGATCCGGTGGTTCTGTATGGAAGGGCCATCGCTCAACGGATAAAAGGTACTCTGGGGATAACAGGCTGATACCGCCCAAGAGTTCATATCGACGGCGGTGTTTGGCACCTCGATGTCGGCTCATCTCATCCTGGGGCTGTAGCCGGTCCCAAGGGTATGGCTGTTCGCCATTTAAAGAGGTACGTGAGCTGGGTTTAAAACGTCGTGAGACAGTTTGGTCCCTATCTGCCGTGGGCGTTGGATATTTGAAGGGGGCTGCTCCTAGTACGAGAGGACCGGAGTGGACGAACCTCTGGTGTACCGGTTGTCACGCCAGTGGCATCGCCGGGTAGCTATGTTCGGAAGAGATAACCGCTGAAAGCATCTAAGCGGGAAACTCGCCTTAAGATGAGATATCCCCGGGGACTTGATCCCCTTGAAGGGTCGTTCGAGACCAGGACGTTGATAGGTCAGGTGTGTAAGCGCAGTAATGCGTTCAGCTAACTGATACTAATTGCCCGTAAGGCTTGATCCTATAACCGGTCTGTTTCATGTCGAACCAACAGGTCGACGAACAGCGGTTGAGTGAGCAATGTGCCGGTGTACAAGCACAACCCCTACTACTTCTTCGAGATTGGTCATGGCGCGCTGTCGCGACGTGACAACCCCTTTAGCCTGATGACCATAGCGAGTCGGTCCCACCCCTTCCCATCCCGAACAGGACCGTGAAACGACTCTACGCCGATGATAGTGCGGATTGCCCGTGTGAAAGTAGGTAATCGTCAGGCTTCCTCATTCGAAACCCCCGCTGCCAGCGCAGTGGGGGTTTTGTCTTTCAAGGCTCGGAAATCCAGAGCCATCCACTGACAAGTTTCGCCGCGGTCATGCTCGTTCAGGAGGGCTGAAGATCGATCCGTCGCGCCGGGACGAGGACGAGTTCAATTGTGGTCCCAGCTGACCGCCAAACGGCCGCCATTCGTTTGTTTCACCTGCATCGATGGGGCGGACCTTCCCCCGCATAGACGACGCATACGGGCGGTGCGCGTAGCATCTTCACTCGGGCCAGTTGTCGATTGCATGCCTGGGAGCGGATTGCCGCGGCTCTGAGGCGGCGAGAGCGAAAGTTCTCGAACCGTGTCATCGAGACTCCCGCCCCACGCTCCGGCTAACTGCAACACCTCGAACCTCGCTTCAATGCTCCTCGGCGTTACGTGTCCGACGAGCCAGAGCCCGTTGTCCGTTTGCCGTGGTCATGCCAGCTCGCCGAACCGGAAATCAAAAAAAGTTAAAAAAAAGTGGTTTTTCTATTGGCTTAATCGTCGCGACCCCTTATGATTCACGTCTTCCGATTTTCCGGTGAGCTTACCCGGCAATCGCAAGGACGGTCTGGGCGGAAGTCGTTTTCCGTGCGGTCGCCGGCCTGGCAAGACGCGGCGCTTTTACAGGGCGCTGGCTTACGAAATGCCAGGCAGGTCGGCTTGTCGCGCATGTCGAGCAGTGAGCGGTCGAAGAGCAAAAAAACTCTGGCGATCGCTTGACACAAAGCCGGCATGCCACCATAATCGTCAGTTCTCTGCGGAGGGGTGCCCGAGTGGCTAAAGGGGGCAGACTGTAAATCTGTTGGCTTACGCCTACGTTGGTTCGAATCCAACCTCCTCCACCAAGACATAAAGAGCGGTAAGGGATCGTAAAGTAGCCCGTGCGGGTGTAGCTCAATGGTAGAGCAGAAGCCTTCCAAGCTTACGACGAGGGTTCGATTCCCTTCACCCGCTCCACGTTCCATGCAGTAAGTACTTGTTTCGCCCATGTGGCTCAGTGGTAGAGCACTCCCTTGGTAAGGGAGAGGTCGGCAGTTCGATCCTGCCCATGGGCACCAGCAGGTTAGTCAGTGTCTGTTTGCGCGCGGCGCAACATGTGAAATTCCTTACGGGAGTTGAAAATGGCCAAGGAAAAATTTGAGCGGACCAAGCCGCACGTGAACGTTGGCACGATCGGTCACGTTGACCACGGCAAGACGACGCTGACGGCGGCGATCGCGACGGTTCTGTCGTCGAAGTTCGGCGGCGAAGCGAAGAAGTACGACGAAATCGACGCGGCGCCGGAAGAAAAGGCACGCGGCATCACGATCAACACCGCACACATCGAGTACGAAACGGCGAACCGCCACTACGCGCACGTCGATTGCCCGGGCCACGCCGACTACGTGAAGAACATGATCACGGGTGCCGCGCAGATGGACGGCGCGATCCTGGTGTGCTCGGCAGCCGACGGCCCGATGCCGCAAACGCGTGAGCACATCCTGCTGGCGCGTCAGGTTGGCGTGCCGTACATCATCGTGTTCCTGAACAAGTGCGACATGGTGGACGACGCCGAACTGCTCGAGCTGGTCGAGATGGAAGTTCGCGAGCTGCTGTCGAAGTACGACTTCCCGGGCGACGACACGCCGATCATCAAGGGTTCGGCCAAGCTGGCGCTGGAAGGCGACAAGGGCGAGCTGGGCGAGACGGCGATCATGAACCTGGCCGACGCGCTGGACTCGTACATTCCGACGCCGGAGCGTGCGGTGGACGGTACGTTCCTGATGCCGGTGGAAGACGTGTTCTCGATCTCGGGCCGCGGCACGGTGGTGACGGGTCGCGTCGAGCGCGGCATCGTGAAGGTTGGCGAGGAAATCGAAATCGTCGGTATCAAGCCGACGGTGAAGACGACCTGCACGGGCGTGGAAATGTTCCGCAAGCTGCTGGATCAAGGCCAGGCTGGCGACAACGTCGGTATTCTGCTGCGCGGCACGAAGC from Burkholderia glumae LMG 2196 = ATCC 33617 harbors:
- the tuf gene encoding elongation factor Tu encodes the protein MAKEKFERTKPHVNVGTIGHVDHGKTTLTAAIATVLSSKFGGEAKKYDEIDAAPEEKARGITINTAHIEYETANRHYAHVDCPGHADYVKNMITGAAQMDGAILVCSAADGPMPQTREHILLARQVGVPYIIVFLNKCDMVDDAELLELVEMEVRELLSKYDFPGDDTPIIKGSAKLALEGDKGELGETAIMNLADALDSYIPTPERAVDGTFLMPVEDVFSISGRGTVVTGRVERGIVKVGEEIEIVGIKPTVKTTCTGVEMFRKLLDQGQAGDNVGILLRGTKREEVERGQVLAKPGSIKPHTHFTAEVYVLSKDEGGRHTPFFNNYRPQFYFRTTDVTGSIELPKDKEMVMPGDNVSITVKLIAPIAMEEGLRFAIREGGRTVGAGVVAKILD